TTTCGTTGGAGACCCTATAAAATCTGTGGTTCTATATTTAAATCCAAAACCTAGAGATGATTGTACACTTCCTCCTTCTCCGGGTATCTGCCCATTACCCAACAAACTATCCGGGGGTGATGTGATTTGGGTATTTTGATATCGGTAACGTAATCCAGCAGACAAGCCCTTTGGACGTATTTTACGATAAGCATTCACCTTCAATATTGGATATGTGGCATCATACCATTCTTTGTAAGATAAATCATGTTCATTCCCAATCCCAGAAAAGAAATATGGATAAACCAAATACCCTACTTTACCACTTACAGTCCAGTTTCTATTCGTATATAATTGATAATGTACTGTAGCTAATACCTGCTTATTTAAAGTATATATAAATGAAGGTTGAATCTGTGAAAAAGGCAATAAACTATCCTTTTGATGAAATCGAAACATGTAAATTCCTGAAGCTCCAAATGCCCAATCAGTCTCTGGAGTGTAGTATACTAAGGGTAAAATCTGAAAAGAAGTTTTACGTTGAGATTTTTTTAATTCCCGATCCAATTTCTTTTGCAAAGCTGCGGCCTCTTTCGGGGTTAATGTATCCGTTTGAACCTGAGCTTGCACCTCTTTTCCCATTAAAAGAAAAAACAGGGATAGAACACCTATGGTTATGTGAATTGGAAACCGCATTGATGCATCAAACATACATCATTGTAATATTTTTAGCTATATGGGTTTTACAGCTCTTAACATTTCTCGCTTTCCGGGAGGACCAGGTAATTTACTCACATCAAATCCTGCTGCGATCATATTTCTCCGTACTTGACCTTTGGCAGAATAGGTTACTAGAATTCCTCCTGGTTTTAGGAAATTAAACAGTTTCTGAAATACTTCCAAAGTCCATAGGTCCGGCTGTACTTCAGGTCCAAATGCATCCCAATAAATAATATGGAAAGCCTCATCTGCATTGAAATCAAATAATGAAGTTTTCTTTTTGCAAATACTAAGATACTCTGAAATCACTTGTTCTTGTTCCCACTCCACCTCGTGCAATTGATTGTAAATCTCATGCTCTTCCTCATTTCTATAATAAGTCAACTGCCTCCAAAACTCTTCTTCCAAAGGATACAATTCAATCGTGGTTACGTCTACTTTGATTCGGTGTTGCTCCGCAAACTCCCAGGTAAGCAATTGATTTAATCCGGTTCCAAAACCCATTTCAAAAACCTTGATGTTTTCAAGATGAGTCAATTCATCCATCCCCATTTTTATGTATACATAAACGCTTTCACGATATGCTCCATGACGAGAATGATACGTTTCATCCAATTCATCATTGTATAATGTTGGAGATTCATCAGACGTTGGAATAATCTTTAAACTCATATGGATCTGGAAAGATTTACAATTGCTCAATAAACTCTTGAGAAGCTTTTTGCAAGGATGGGTAAAATTCCTGAAATAATGGTAATAATTCTGCTTCGTGTTTAATCAAAATAGGCACGCCCTGTTCCATATTTGATTTAAAACGTGCACGAGAAGAAACACCATTAAATACATGGCGCATACCTCCTTTGTTTCCATATTCAAAAAAGATATCGCGTTCTAACAGGAAATGATAAAAATTACGGGCACGATCAGGTAAAATATGTTTTTTACGCTCTAATAAGTCATACACACCGTGTGTATAATCACGTAACGAAACCACCGAATAATCGTCAAAGTTAGAGGCCAGAAAATAATCAAAGTAAATATCCGAAACGACCGGAGCATATTTTGAAAAATAGGGTTGTAACATCTCGTTAACTGATTTTACCACAGGATGTTTATCCGTAAACTCATCAATAAAACGGTGTAATTGAATCCCATTCAATACATTTCGCGGAAGCTCATCCAAATTACTTCCTCTTACAAAATCTCCGATAAAGTTACCTATCGCAATTTCTTCATCGTCACCTGACAGATGAAAATGCGCCAAAAAATTCATTCACTTATGATTTGATCATCACCCTATTCAAATGGTCTATTACATCTAACCCGTATGCCACCAAAGTATCATCCCGCATCAATGCTGGTCTCACAAAGACATCAAATGCCAAAGGTTGTTCTAATTTATCTACATCTACAATTTCCACATCCAGGGCGTTTTCCTTTATAAACCCTTGAACTATATGACAGTCGTGACATCCTTCCCCAATGTATAATACGTACTTCATTTCATTTATTTTTTGTGCGCTATTTCTTTATACCAAATCATCCATTTCATGAACAATAATACTTCTGCGGTCAAAATCCAGAATGCCCTGCTCACGCAATTCATTCAACACAATCGTTACCGTTTGGCGGGACGTAGCCGTTAAATTGGCCATATCCTGATGTGTCAATTTATGTTTTACCGCATACTCAAATCCCACCTTTTTTCCTTTATTCAATACCAGATCACGAATAAAATCTACAATTCGATCACGTGCATCTTTAAAAATCAAAGACTCAAACCTACGTTCCATCTTTTGTAATCTTACACCTATTAAGTGCGTAATCTTTAGATTCAAACGCGGCATGGACTCGAGTATTTTCAACATCTCCTCCTTATGTATCGCACAGATCTTAACATTATTATCCAAAACCTGAGCAAAATCCTGACGTTTTTCCTGCCCTGCAATTGCCAATTCCCCGAAGATTTCTCCCGGTTCCAGAATGGCTTTGGTAATTTCTTTGCCTTCCTCAGAATAGGTTCCAATCTTCACCCGACCGCTTTTCAATAAGAAAACCACCTTTGACGGTTCTTCCGGGAAGTATATAAACTTACCCTTCTCCAACGTCTTCATAGATGAAATTTTATCTACTCTGTCTAGATCGTCCGGACCTAAGTCTCTGAAAATGTTAATCTGTTCCAGATACCACAATTTTGATTCTGCTGCTGCCATAGTTCGGATATTTAGGAATGATCAGATCATTCGAATTATGGCTCTAAATTATATTTTTTACATCTATAATTTATCACGAGAAGATCACAAAATCGTAACACAAAAAAATATTAAACTAAAAAACTATACTGTCGGATACTTGACTAATCCATAAATTATACATTTGCAGCAAATCTACTCGGGTGGCGGAATTGGTAGACGCGCACGCTTGAGGGGCGTGTGTCTTAGGACGTGTGGGTTCGACTCCCATCTCGAGTACAAATTTTACTAAGGGGCTTTTAGCCCCTTTTTTATGCTCCGCTGTTTCCTCTATTTCAATAAATTATAACTATTCTTTAACTTTTTGAGTGACTTCGTCATAGCTTTTAAGAATACTAAAGGAAACCAAAAAAGTATTTATTCGAAGGACAACGTGGAGGGAAATATTCTCCTGAAAGCGTATCAAAGGTTATTAAAAATTCAGCAAAAAATGCACGGGTCAACAAACTGGTAACACCACATATTTTAAGACATTCCTTCGCTACTCATTTATTGGAAGCAGGAACAGATTTAAGATATATTCAAACCCTTCTTGGGCACAATAGTAGCAGAACAACCGAAATTTACACACATGTTGCAATAAGTTCATTTAAAAAAATAAAAAATCCTTTAGATTCCATACATTTGGGATAAAACATATAGTGTGTGTGTATGTACAAGTACATATACACGTACGTTGGGCACAATTAAAAAATGACAAGAACCATATTTAACATACTGACACTAATATTCACATTTACAAGCTGCTTCTCTCAGACTGAAATACATAAGAATAATGCTTGTGATGTTGAACTTCAATTTGAGCTAAACCGAAATTCCTCAATCCAATTTTATGACTCTACTGGAAAAAAGACATGGTTTTGGGAAAATGATACACTTGATTTCATCTACACATATTTTCATTCTAATACCTCAGTTGGAAATCTAATTCAAATTGACTCAATAATGATTTTAAATGGAGGAAATCAAAATAATTCTAACGGTTGGGAACTTGATTCTGAAGGAGATAATGAAATTGTTGAACTACTTAAAGGTAGTTGGATAAAACTAAGCGATTGTACTATAGAATTAAGCGAATGGATACTATATGGAAATTATAAAGACCCTTTTACCCCTTACATTTTCGAAAAACCTGATACAAACTCAACTAAAACCCAGTTTGACCCAAGGGACGGATGGACTACACATAAAGTAAAAATTCTTGAAGTTAAAGGAACTTGGTTTTATATAGAGCTATTAATGAATAATGAAAAGAAAATTGGATGGATGCCTTCATATAATTTATGTTCCCATCCTCATACGACTTGTAATTAAAAAATAAAAAAACTGTGCCCAACAACGTGTATAGCCAATAGGACATTTAGTGATAAATTGAAAGTCTTGTTCTTTGAGCAGACAACCCAAAACAAAGTTTTGACGTCTAACAAAAAGAAATTTAAAAGTAAAAACGTTTGTTTTGACTTAGTGGTAAATCGAAAGTGTAGTGCTTCGAATCTGCCCTACTGCCCATACACAGAACGTTAGGCAAAATTAGATGAAAGTAATTCTCACAATATTAACTGTTCTATCATTTAACTTATCGTTTGGCCAAGATTTCAAGTTGGTTTATTGGATAACAGGATTGGGATCAAATGCAACTTGGTATATGGCTGAGGAATATAAAGACTGTGCTTCCGGATTGAAAATTGAAATTAATGATACTGTATTAACTTATTCGATTTGTGAAAGGGCAGAGAAGTATAGAATTGATACAGTGTTTAATGATACAATCTGGACAAAAGAAAGAAACTTCTATCACGTTAAGTTTAGAGAGTCATCAATAGATTCGATAATATCAATTCTGGATACATTACAAGGAAAATACGTTTACCGAACAAATCCTCTTGTAATGAGCGGTGGGACATTAAATTACTACATTGAGTATGGAGGGAAATGTAGTCAGTTTGTAATGAAAAACACTTACGACAGCACAGCCTTACAAATCACCAATCTGATAAACTCATATTTGGATGAGAAGTATCATATATATGTTCCTGATTCAAGATGGGCGAGTAATAAATATGATAAGCCCCTGATAGAAGCTTGTCCAAGAGATGGAAATGGTACTTATAGAGAAGTTTTAGAACAGGAATATGATGTTATTAAAAAGAAATAAACTTTGCCTAACAATGGCTATAAAGCATAGGCCTAACCAACCAAACCGTTCCTACGCTTCATAGCCGGAACGTTGTAGGGCATTAAAAAACAAAGACATGAATAAAATTTTGATTCTCATATCATTTATGACAATTTCCGTTTTTGGATATTGTGACACTCTTGACTACTATCATGTATACCTAAATGATTCACTAATTGAACAATACAACTCTTTGTCCGAAAAACCTTCAATCGAGTTGAAATCATCTGAATTAAATGATAATGATGTAATAACTGTTAGATATGGAACTGACCATCCTTGTTTTGAGTGCGTGTATGTTTTGAATGTTCTAATTGAGGTAAAAGAAAAAACACCAGAAGTTGAAACTACTGAGAATTACGGAAAATTATCAATCCCGATTAAGGACT
This genomic interval from bacterium SCSIO 12643 contains the following:
- a CDS encoding Crp/Fnr family transcriptional regulator, with product MAAAESKLWYLEQINIFRDLGPDDLDRVDKISSMKTLEKGKFIYFPEEPSKVVFLLKSGRVKIGTYSEEGKEITKAILEPGEIFGELAIAGQEKRQDFAQVLDNNVKICAIHKEEMLKILESMPRLNLKITHLIGVRLQKMERRFESLIFKDARDRIVDFIRDLVLNKGKKVGFEYAVKHKLTHQDMANLTATSRQTVTIVLNELREQGILDFDRRSIIVHEMDDLV
- a CDS encoding BamA/TamA family outer membrane protein — translated: MFDASMRFPIHITIGVLSLFFLLMGKEVQAQVQTDTLTPKEAAALQKKLDRELKKSQRKTSFQILPLVYYTPETDWAFGASGIYMFRFHQKDSLLPFSQIQPSFIYTLNKQVLATVHYQLYTNRNWTVSGKVGYLVYPYFFSGIGNEHDLSYKEWYDATYPILKVNAYRKIRPKGLSAGLRYRYQNTQITSPPDSLLGNGQIPGEGGSVQSSLGFGFKYRTTDFIGSPTKGWYVNAYTMWNSKSWGGDYEDQVLLLDARKYLTVSKKKDVLAFQIFAQSHTGDVPFNLMSMLGGRYRMRGYQEGIYRDRQMHVYQLEYRSRLFFKYFGFVLFGNYGGIGNDFDEVTSNYRYTVGTGLRFTPLPEKRYFVRLDYAIGESTQGFYIEIGEAF
- a CDS encoding DUF479 domain-containing protein — encoded protein: MNFLAHFHLSGDDEEIAIGNFIGDFVRGSNLDELPRNVLNGIQLHRFIDEFTDKHPVVKSVNEMLQPYFSKYAPVVSDIYFDYFLASNFDDYSVVSLRDYTHGVYDLLERKKHILPDRARNFYHFLLERDIFFEYGNKGGMRHVFNGVSSRARFKSNMEQGVPILIKHEAELLPLFQEFYPSLQKASQEFIEQL
- the mnmD gene encoding tRNA (5-methylaminomethyl-2-thiouridine)(34)-methyltransferase MnmD; translation: MSLKIIPTSDESPTLYNDELDETYHSRHGAYRESVYVYIKMGMDELTHLENIKVFEMGFGTGLNQLLTWEFAEQHRIKVDVTTIELYPLEEEFWRQLTYYRNEEEHEIYNQLHEVEWEQEQVISEYLSICKKKTSLFDFNADEAFHIIYWDAFGPEVQPDLWTLEVFQKLFNFLKPGGILVTYSAKGQVRRNMIAAGFDVSKLPGPPGKREMLRAVKPI